Proteins from a genomic interval of Mycoplasmopsis columboralis:
- a CDS encoding ABC transporter ATP-binding protein: protein MFKMFKLLPTKTKMLFLYGIFFILINIIGTMIIPILLAQYLPILTQKPGMNLNVHFEVVLFERVVLLSNNNQSEILIHLTAITLGAIFLTVAANIAAVLITTWAGEQSSMFYRNELFRKYQKLSLKDISDLTKESLINRISNDIAQYWDFLISATSALIKAPLFIIVGFVFALLTDVKLSWSIVVAIPVNIAILIFIFMNTYKLIRKNRVNLDYITKDVSETINGARVVKVYNLQSKQKEKFDISNNRWYKVESKIWKYFSIGTPAFFVIINLIIVLIYYLGALDVLNAGVKPDPQVVAKLNVFVEYEVLISFGIIIFAQFLGTMVKARVSAKRYSEIYYKDYINLFVENGHKFEKDDFSIAFKDVNFKYFETSKEYAIENINFSIPSYQTLGIIGPTGSGKSTIANLIVNNMKLKEGSVKISDLEVSTINTSELHSKVGIVYQEALLYSGTISDNLLFANPKATNEEIDKALKAACAYDFVYGFEKALEHEIVQGGKNLSGGQKQRLSIARTLLLNPKVLILDDSTSALDNITTKNLIENIKKYYQCTTIIISQKINSIKHADQIIVLEKGKMIGQGTHEELLQNCDWYNQVFLNQTMQ, encoded by the coding sequence ATGTTTAAAATGTTTAAGTTGCTTCCAACGAAAACAAAAATGTTATTTTTATATGGTATTTTCTTTATTTTAATTAACATTATTGGAACAATGATCATTCCCATTTTACTTGCTCAATATCTTCCGATATTAACACAAAAACCAGGAATGAATTTAAATGTGCATTTTGAGGTTGTTTTGTTTGAAAGAGTTGTGTTATTATCAAATAACAATCAAAGTGAAATATTAATTCATTTAACCGCCATTACTTTAGGGGCAATCTTTTTAACAGTAGCCGCTAACATTGCCGCAGTGTTAATTACCACTTGAGCTGGTGAACAATCATCAATGTTTTATCGTAATGAATTATTTAGAAAATACCAAAAACTGAGTTTAAAAGATATTTCTGATTTAACTAAAGAAAGTTTAATTAATCGGATCTCAAATGATATTGCTCAATATTGAGATTTTTTAATTAGTGCAACTAGCGCTTTAATTAAAGCTCCGTTGTTTATTATTGTTGGATTTGTATTTGCTCTTTTAACTGATGTGAAATTGTCATGATCAATTGTTGTGGCAATTCCAGTAAACATCGCAATTTTGATCTTCATTTTTATGAATACTTACAAGTTAATTCGTAAAAATAGAGTTAATTTAGATTACATCACCAAAGATGTTAGTGAAACAATCAATGGTGCTAGAGTTGTTAAAGTATATAATCTTCAAAGCAAACAAAAAGAAAAGTTTGACATCTCAAATAATCGTTGATATAAAGTTGAAAGTAAAATTTGAAAATACTTTTCAATTGGAACACCAGCCTTTTTTGTGATTATTAACTTAATTATTGTTCTTATTTATTATCTTGGGGCTTTAGACGTGCTTAACGCTGGAGTTAAGCCCGATCCACAAGTGGTAGCTAAATTAAATGTGTTTGTCGAATATGAAGTATTAATCTCATTTGGAATTATCATTTTTGCACAATTTTTAGGAACAATGGTAAAAGCTAGAGTTTCAGCTAAACGTTATAGCGAAATTTACTACAAAGATTACATCAATTTATTTGTAGAAAATGGACATAAATTTGAAAAAGATGATTTTTCAATTGCTTTTAAAGATGTAAATTTCAAATACTTTGAAACATCAAAAGAATATGCTATTGAGAACATTAATTTTAGTATTCCTTCATATCAAACTTTAGGAATTATTGGACCTACTGGTTCAGGTAAAAGCACCATTGCTAACTTAATTGTTAATAATATGAAACTTAAAGAAGGAAGTGTTAAAATTTCTGATTTAGAAGTTTCAACCATTAATACTAGCGAATTACACTCTAAGGTTGGAATTGTCTATCAAGAAGCTCTTCTTTATTCAGGAACAATTAGTGATAACTTACTTTTTGCTAACCCTAAAGCAACCAATGAAGAAATTGATAAAGCTTTAAAAGCCGCTTGTGCGTATGATTTTGTTTACGGATTTGAAAAAGCTCTTGAACATGAAATTGTTCAAGGAGGTAAAAATCTTTCAGGAGGACAAAAACAACGTCTTTCAATTGCTCGTACTTTACTACTTAATCCAAAAGTGCTTATTTTAGATGATTCAACTTCAGCTTTAGATAATATTACAACTAAGAACTTAATTGAAAATATCAAAAAATATTATCAATGTACTACTATTATTATTTCCCAAAAAATTAATTCAATCAAACACGCAGATCAAATTATTGTTTTAGAAAAAGGAAAAATGATCGGTCAAGGAACTCATGAAGAGTTACTTCAAAACTGCGATTGATACAATCAAGTTTTTTTAAACCAAACAATGCAATAG
- a CDS encoding ABC transporter permease yields the protein MNKVTAFLKRSYVMIILAVVYIPLVTGAVFSFNKPIKGQYNSLWTGFTWENWKTLFDERRDVAFVNTLLIAIVVGFLVVTLSILTAYALYRQQNKVVRSFVNSTSKIPLVNPDNITALGLVLVFAAFLGIIGVEKEGLLRVIVGHTVMILPYGLSLAIPRSEKFNNNLYEAAQDLGYNKFFAWLRTYFMYMMPSILMIAIVSTVLSFDDYIITHVVSNASTLGTKMYEGEFKPWGLVLGTVILFFVIAGNIVYTFFKVKKEK from the coding sequence ATGAATAAAGTGACTGCTTTTTTAAAACGTTCTTATGTGATGATTATTTTAGCGGTAGTATACATTCCGCTTGTTACTGGTGCTGTATTTAGTTTTAATAAACCAATTAAAGGTCAATATAACTCACTTTGAACTGGATTTACCTGAGAGAATTGAAAAACTCTTTTTGATGAGCGTAGAGATGTTGCCTTTGTAAATACTCTTCTTATTGCTATTGTTGTAGGTTTTTTAGTGGTTACCTTATCAATTTTGACCGCTTATGCTTTATATAGACAGCAAAACAAAGTGGTACGTTCATTTGTTAACTCTACTTCTAAAATTCCACTTGTAAACCCAGATAACATCACTGCTTTAGGGTTAGTGCTTGTGTTTGCGGCTTTTTTAGGAATTATTGGAGTTGAAAAAGAAGGTCTTTTAAGGGTTATAGTTGGTCATACTGTGATGATTTTACCTTATGGTCTTTCGCTAGCTATTCCTCGAAGCGAAAAGTTCAATAACAATTTATATGAAGCAGCTCAAGATTTAGGCTACAACAAGTTTTTTGCTTGACTTAGAACCTATTTCATGTACATGATGCCTTCTATTTTAATGATTGCCATTGTTTCAACTGTACTTAGTTTTGATGATTACATCATCACTCATGTTGTGTCTAATGCCTCAACTTTAGGTACAAAAATGTATGAAGGAGAATTTAAACCTTGAGGTTTAGTTCTTGGAACTGTTATTTTGTTTTTTGTAATTGCTGGAAATATCGTATACACATTCTTTAAGGTTAAAAAAGAAAAATAG
- a CDS encoding phospholipase D-like domain-containing protein, which yields MKKFNFNFGRFLLFLQFFILFGAFIALVVFLVYNIDYKYVYLGVASVYLLNTIFVLIVYSQQRPTGAKLSWIYVFIIFPFFGHLMFLVFGLVFRNSNEEHISKEPQFDLNSYVENQTIENQHRYPKTLSYLETLDNNYSLPGNIKLFNEGYEFYLDLFKELKEAKESIFIVSYIIKNSEIFDSLFKIIKQKLDEGVKIKWILDDFGVMYSPKRKIKKLKSKGLEYKILGKIYYPFINAKSFSRNHEKLFIIDSKTVYTGGNNISDEYDSLAKKYGHWVDINYKLDGPIINKYNLHFAKFWKIVSGENIIAKANDFCKNYENLNNYKNDLIQVTDSPNLSYSTAEYYWIKMISNAKKEIKIATPYFAISEALKTAIILALKSNVKITIYFPGLPDKKLIHKISLSQLGKLQKLGLEIKIYQEVFMHSKMGLVDGKVAWIGSNNMDNRSLYSQYETMDILAGEALKEIESVFNFYDQKTTNLKDVPNLNYKWNKFEKFLFDWMKPLI from the coding sequence ATGAAAAAATTCAACTTTAATTTTGGTCGTTTTTTATTGTTTTTGCAATTTTTCATTCTTTTTGGAGCCTTTATTGCTTTGGTTGTATTTTTAGTTTATAACATTGATTACAAATATGTTTATTTAGGCGTTGCATCCGTTTATTTGCTTAACACTATTTTTGTTTTAATTGTGTATAGCCAACAACGACCAACTGGAGCAAAATTAAGTTGAATTTATGTTTTTATTATTTTCCCTTTTTTTGGACATCTCATGTTTTTGGTTTTTGGTTTGGTTTTTCGTAATTCCAACGAAGAACATATTAGCAAAGAACCTCAATTTGATTTAAACTCATATGTAGAAAACCAAACTATTGAAAATCAACACCGTTACCCTAAAACTTTAAGTTATTTAGAAACTTTGGATAATAATTATTCATTACCAGGCAACATAAAATTATTTAATGAAGGATATGAGTTTTATTTAGATTTATTCAAAGAACTTAAAGAAGCAAAAGAAAGTATTTTTATTGTTTCTTATATCATCAAAAATTCTGAAATTTTCGATTCATTATTCAAAATAATCAAACAAAAACTTGATGAAGGAGTTAAAATAAAATGAATTTTAGATGATTTTGGAGTTATGTATTCACCAAAAAGAAAAATCAAAAAGCTCAAGTCTAAAGGACTCGAATACAAAATTTTAGGAAAGATTTATTACCCTTTCATTAATGCCAAAAGCTTTTCACGAAACCACGAAAAACTCTTTATTATTGATTCTAAAACTGTTTATACAGGTGGAAATAACATCTCGGATGAATACGATTCATTAGCCAAAAAATACGGTCACTGAGTTGATATTAATTATAAATTAGATGGTCCAATTATTAATAAGTATAATTTGCATTTTGCAAAGTTTTGAAAAATAGTATCTGGTGAAAATATTATTGCTAAAGCAAATGATTTTTGTAAGAATTACGAAAACTTAAACAATTATAAAAACGATCTAATTCAAGTTACAGATTCTCCAAATTTATCTTATTCTACAGCAGAATATTATTGAATTAAAATGATTAGCAATGCCAAAAAAGAAATTAAAATTGCAACTCCTTATTTTGCAATTTCTGAAGCATTAAAAACAGCGATTATCTTAGCTTTGAAAAGTAATGTAAAAATCACAATTTATTTCCCTGGATTACCTGATAAAAAATTAATTCATAAAATTTCGTTATCACAGCTTGGCAAGTTACAAAAACTTGGATTAGAAATTAAGATTTATCAAGAAGTGTTTATGCATTCAAAAATGGGCCTTGTTGATGGAAAAGTGGCTTGAATTGGCTCAAATAACATGGATAATCGTAGTTTATATTCTCAATATGAAACTATGGACATTTTAGCTGGAGAAGCTTTAAAAGAAATTGAAAGCGTTTTTAATTTTTATGATCAAAAAACAACTAATTTAAAAGATGTGCCAAACTTAAACTACAAATGAAACAAATTTGAAAAATTCTTATTTGATTGAATGAAACCTTTAATTTAA
- a CDS encoding ABC transporter permease, which translates to MFSNLLVKFNLSKRTSLLIPYAIVALLLIVLPMILILSKAFANNGAEFDNWEIVKSSHTWRIILRSLNAGIFASIICLIIALPYAYFVATSKSKVFQIYALSLVVSPLAIFTIARIYALRSLFQLIFASDINSLNSLWFIITGLVYLNLPLMVMPLYTVFKDMPKNIIEASNDLGNNTFRTFIRVIIPYGTKAILSGFAMIFLASATTFVVSQKLLPDSSQLQLIGNQINEKINPGNQFNLSSGSALVIVVSGIFISIYALALVVPRIIFFLKKGAQYE; encoded by the coding sequence ATGTTTTCTAATTTGTTAGTGAAATTTAACTTAAGTAAACGTACTTCTTTATTAATTCCGTATGCAATTGTGGCTTTATTGTTAATTGTCTTACCAATGATTTTGATTTTATCTAAAGCCTTTGCTAATAATGGAGCTGAATTTGATAATTGAGAAATTGTCAAAAGTTCACATACTTGAAGAATTATTTTAAGAAGTTTAAATGCTGGAATTTTTGCTTCAATAATTTGTTTGATTATTGCTTTGCCATATGCATATTTTGTAGCTACTAGTAAATCAAAAGTATTTCAAATTTATGCACTCAGTTTAGTAGTTTCTCCACTTGCAATTTTCACAATTGCTCGTATTTATGCACTTAGAAGTTTGTTTCAACTTATTTTTGCTAGCGATATTAATTCGCTTAATTCATTATGATTTATTATTACAGGACTTGTGTATTTAAACTTACCATTAATGGTTATGCCTCTTTATACAGTCTTTAAAGACATGCCTAAAAACATTATTGAAGCAAGTAATGATTTAGGGAATAATACTTTTAGAACTTTTATTAGAGTTATTATCCCTTATGGAACTAAGGCAATTTTAAGTGGTTTTGCTATGATCTTTTTAGCAAGTGCAACTACTTTTGTGGTTTCACAAAAATTACTTCCAGATTCATCACAACTTCAATTAATTGGAAATCAAATTAACGAAAAAATTAATCCTGGTAACCAATTTAATCTTTCTTCTGGTTCTGCTCTTGTTATTGTTGTTAGTGGAATTTTCATTTCAATTTACGCTTTAGCATTAGTGGTGCCTCGAATTATTTTCTTCCTTAAAAAAGGAGCACAATATGAATAA
- a CDS encoding ABC transporter ATP-binding protein, translated as MSQNNTQTLTVSTDSKFRNRQKSDNIVELIEVVKEYGDKTVLKEVDLKIKKGEFVTLLGPSGSGKTTILRLLGGFEWATRGEVKFNGLDIKDLPPHKRNLSTIFQDYALFPHLNVWGNIAFGLKLKKVKKEIINQKHVELLKQKTEKWTKIANEKMQKLDRLQEEYEQQLESLTPGTRQWKKLQDWLDDSDFTYSYWESYVQQKTIDFENKYFKRKMTAKELEDKISKIIEVVGLKGNENKAISQLSGGMKQRVALARSLVLEPEILLLDEPLSALDAKIRQKMQVLLRTIQKELGITFVFVTHDQDEALELSDRVAVMRDGKIEQYDTPKMIYDYPVNIWVAKFIGDSNIFNTRFVSEDRVSILGKSFKTIHRQKDFEGQEQIDALIRPEDINMVVETKNPDDKIVGTIAEITYRGSYYYITVETADKHKIYVETSEKFQEGQTVYLSWTIDSIHLMPKDSKWDYNSNVF; from the coding sequence ATGTCTCAAAATAATACACAAACTTTAACTGTATCAACTGATTCAAAGTTTCGTAATCGTCAAAAGAGCGACAACATTGTTGAGCTTATTGAAGTAGTTAAAGAATACGGTGATAAAACCGTTTTAAAAGAAGTTGATTTAAAAATTAAAAAAGGTGAATTTGTCACTTTACTTGGACCTTCAGGAAGTGGAAAAACCACTATTTTAAGATTGCTTGGAGGATTTGAATGAGCCACACGTGGTGAAGTTAAATTTAATGGACTAGATATTAAAGATTTACCACCTCATAAAAGAAACTTATCAACCATTTTTCAAGATTATGCACTTTTTCCGCATTTAAACGTTTGAGGAAATATTGCTTTTGGTCTTAAGCTTAAAAAAGTGAAAAAAGAAATTATTAACCAGAAACATGTGGAATTACTTAAACAAAAAACTGAAAAATGAACAAAAATTGCCAACGAAAAAATGCAAAAATTAGATCGTTTGCAAGAAGAATATGAACAACAACTTGAAAGTTTAACACCTGGAACAAGACAATGAAAAAAACTTCAAGATTGACTTGATGATTCAGACTTTACTTATTCATATTGAGAAAGTTATGTTCAACAAAAAACAATTGATTTTGAAAATAAATACTTCAAACGTAAAATGACTGCTAAAGAGCTTGAAGATAAAATTAGCAAAATCATTGAAGTAGTAGGTCTTAAAGGCAATGAAAACAAAGCTATTTCACAACTTTCTGGAGGAATGAAACAACGGGTAGCGCTTGCTCGTTCGCTTGTGCTTGAGCCTGAAATTTTACTTTTAGATGAACCTCTTTCAGCGCTTGATGCTAAAATTAGACAAAAAATGCAAGTTCTTCTTAGAACTATTCAAAAAGAATTGGGAATTACTTTCGTGTTTGTTACTCACGATCAAGATGAAGCACTTGAACTTTCAGATCGTGTAGCAGTTATGCGTGATGGAAAAATTGAACAATATGACACTCCTAAAATGATTTATGATTACCCAGTTAATATTTGAGTGGCTAAATTCATTGGAGATTCAAATATTTTCAATACTCGTTTTGTGAGTGAAGATCGAGTCTCAATTTTAGGAAAATCATTTAAAACTATTCACCGTCAAAAAGATTTTGAAGGACAAGAACAAATTGATGCTTTAATTCGTCCAGAAGATATTAATATGGTAGTTGAAACCAAAAACCCTGACGATAAAATTGTTGGAACAATAGCTGAAATTACTTATCGTGGAAGTTATTACTACATTACTGTAGAAACTGCTGATAAACACAAAATTTATGTTGAAACTTCAGAAAAATTCCAAGAAGGGCAAACTGTTTACTTAAGTTGAACTATTGATTCAATTCATTTAATGCCTAAAGATTCAAAATGGGATTACAATAGCAATGTTTTCTAA
- a CDS encoding type 2 periplasmic-binding domain-containing protein, with product MKLFKKILVGVTALGSLTGLAGIIAYKTTHNFQPSFYNYKSYMSTDNIEFIGESFEYKEFDSLQQFTRSLTDNKAIAGIGSDFQAAELAKNGIIGKIDYSVLFNDPSLKNNPDKTKKYLQLILHPLVWKHLEGYDDYLKYDNEGNEVNLHLWEFYFPYFMQDAVIAYNVAKNPVPQENATEDGSIDFEKYRTTYKDKLYDMSTILTILSQNGFNYWNITDAVRDNMIYGSTYWTAPEKGGDEEINRHSGAVTHFTYAKLIDSFVNLIQENTSLKLSDTDHINFIGDGLAIVNNLIHPALNVNVAIMYNGDAIDSYYGADNVDGVKDGDIRVIRPKGNLLLTDGFVISSQISEQKAQEVTISVRESIYQRVPELVKIIETFDQENFLGEITQEKIDLIKEKTLALTWKDLQSIYLEKYFENSSYLKANLATFMELLHNKVDLSKPQNQQVLERFYFEEENEDQSDFHINPYPYIIKEYLNEQFGEILDNTSEKVVSLYKQDQNINKLKEILVSYIKSNSFSDYIFAILVREIEKWSNEDYFTEEIYSSVENTKDFLLDLVSWKLALVDISSDELADEISQNWRNLQNYDYVNYDATLINEYEFIRRNYFADFLDKVDQIALQIYDIDIKDGIDRVDIKPIDNKLRSLVNDYYYKRTKG from the coding sequence ATGAAATTATTCAAGAAAATTTTAGTTGGAGTAACTGCTTTAGGTTCTTTAACTGGTTTAGCTGGAATAATTGCTTATAAAACAACTCATAATTTCCAACCAAGCTTTTACAATTACAAATCATACATGTCAACTGACAATATTGAGTTTATTGGTGAATCTTTTGAATATAAAGAATTTGATTCATTGCAACAATTTACTCGTTCACTTACAGATAATAAAGCTATTGCAGGAATTGGAAGTGATTTTCAAGCTGCTGAATTGGCTAAAAATGGGATTATTGGGAAAATTGATTATTCAGTTTTATTTAATGATCCATCACTAAAAAACAATCCTGATAAAACTAAGAAATACTTACAATTGATTTTGCACCCTCTTGTGTGAAAACATCTTGAAGGGTATGATGATTATTTAAAATACGATAATGAAGGAAATGAAGTTAACTTACATTTATGAGAATTTTATTTTCCTTATTTTATGCAAGATGCTGTTATAGCATATAACGTGGCCAAAAATCCAGTGCCACAAGAAAATGCTACTGAAGATGGTTCAATTGATTTTGAAAAATATCGTACTACTTACAAAGATAAGTTATACGATATGTCAACCATTTTAACCATTTTGTCTCAAAATGGATTTAATTATTGAAACATAACTGATGCTGTAAGAGATAATATGATTTATGGTTCAACATATTGAACCGCCCCTGAAAAGGGTGGTGATGAAGAAATTAATCGTCATTCTGGAGCTGTAACTCATTTCACTTATGCTAAATTGATCGATTCTTTTGTTAATTTAATTCAAGAAAACACTTCGTTAAAACTTAGCGATACCGATCACATTAACTTTATTGGTGATGGACTAGCTATTGTTAATAATTTAATTCACCCTGCTTTAAATGTTAATGTTGCCATTATGTATAATGGTGATGCTATTGACTCATATTATGGAGCTGATAACGTTGATGGAGTTAAAGATGGTGATATTAGAGTTATACGACCAAAAGGAAATTTACTTTTAACTGACGGTTTTGTTATCTCTTCACAAATTTCAGAGCAAAAAGCACAAGAAGTTACCATAAGTGTACGTGAAAGTATCTATCAAAGAGTGCCTGAATTGGTTAAAATTATTGAAACTTTTGATCAAGAAAATTTCTTGGGCGAAATCACTCAAGAAAAAATTGATTTAATTAAAGAAAAAACATTAGCTTTAACTTGAAAAGACCTTCAAAGTATATACTTGGAAAAATATTTTGAAAATAGTTCATATTTAAAAGCTAATTTAGCTACATTTATGGAACTTTTACATAACAAAGTTGATTTATCAAAACCTCAAAATCAACAAGTGCTCGAACGTTTTTACTTTGAAGAGGAAAATGAAGATCAAAGTGATTTTCACATCAATCCTTATCCATATATTATTAAAGAGTATCTTAATGAACAATTTGGTGAAATTTTAGATAATACATCTGAAAAAGTTGTCTCACTTTACAAGCAAGATCAAAATATCAATAAACTTAAAGAAATTCTAGTTTCATACATTAAATCAAATTCATTTAGTGACTATATCTTTGCGATTTTAGTGCGTGAAATTGAAAAATGAAGCAATGAAGATTATTTTACTGAAGAAATATATTCTTCAGTTGAAAACACTAAAGATTTCTTACTTGATTTAGTATCTTGAAAACTTGCTTTAGTAGATATTTCTTCTGATGAATTAGCTGATGAAATATCGCAAAACTGAAGAAATCTACAAAATTATGACTATGTTAACTATGATGCAACTTTAATAAATGAATATGAATTTATTCGTCGTAATTACTTTGCTGATTTTCTTGATAAAGTAGATCAGATTGCTTTGCAAATTTATGACATTGATATTAAAGATGGTATCGATCGTGTTGATATTAAACCAATTGATAACAAATTGCGCAGTTTAGTTAATGATTATTACTATAAACGCACAAAAGGATAA